The Petrocella atlantisensis genome has a window encoding:
- a CDS encoding amino acid ABC transporter permease, whose amino-acid sequence MAVTQKQLLAIFEGAFITLQLTIIAILIGLIFGLFFALGRISKSKALNTISWTYIWVFRGTPLLLQILVIYYTLPSIGIKLSAFMSGIVALSLNSAAYLAEIIRAAILSIDKGQMEASKALGFSYYQAMFKIIIPQSYRRLIPPVGNEAIMLLKDSSLVSTMGITELLRTSRIMVNSNGDSIYYALAAVIYLFFTTIFTLIFQKLEAKYSVYE is encoded by the coding sequence ATGGCAGTGACACAGAAACAGCTATTGGCGATTTTTGAGGGAGCCTTTATAACCCTTCAGTTGACAATAATTGCAATACTCATCGGCTTGATATTCGGGCTGTTTTTTGCATTAGGACGTATTTCTAAAAGCAAGGCACTAAACACGATAAGTTGGACTTACATATGGGTATTTAGAGGAACGCCATTGTTGTTACAGATATTGGTGATCTATTATACCTTACCAAGTATAGGTATTAAACTTTCAGCTTTTATGTCAGGTATTGTAGCCCTTAGTTTAAACTCGGCTGCCTACTTAGCAGAAATTATCAGAGCTGCTATTTTATCCATTGACAAAGGACAAATGGAGGCCTCTAAAGCCCTTGGATTCAGTTATTATCAAGCGATGTTTAAGATAATTATACCCCAATCCTATAGACGTCTTATACCGCCAGTGGGTAATGAAGCTATTATGTTATTGAAAGATTCATCTCTTGTCTCAACAATGGGCATAACAGAGTTGCTTAGAACGTCAAGGATTATGGTTAACTCAAATGGTGACTCCATTTATTATGCATTAGCAGCGGTTATTTATTTATTTTTCACCACCATATTCACCTTGATTTTCCAAAAACTTGAAGCTAAATACTCTGTATACGAATAG
- a CDS encoding amino acid ABC transporter ATP-binding protein, translating into MIEYKNIYKSFGSLEVLKGIDLNVEKSEVLCIIGPSGSGKSTLLRCLNHLERITAGEIYVEGELIDANDNGHNQLKLPQHKMAEICSELGMVFQRFNLFPHMTVLENVITGPMTVKKETKEAIIPYAEELLELVGLSDKRDEYPSRLSGGQQQRVAIARALAMKPKIMLFDEPTSALDPELVGEVLEVMKKLARDGMTMIVVTHEMAFAREVGTRVVFMDEGVIVEQGDPKEFFDQPKTDRARAFLRKIV; encoded by the coding sequence ATGATTGAGTATAAGAATATATATAAGTCATTTGGATCCCTTGAAGTCTTAAAAGGTATCGATTTGAATGTAGAGAAAAGTGAAGTGCTATGTATCATTGGCCCTAGTGGATCAGGTAAGAGTACACTTCTAAGATGTCTGAATCATTTGGAACGCATTACTGCTGGAGAGATCTATGTAGAAGGTGAGCTGATTGATGCTAATGACAATGGTCATAATCAGTTAAAACTACCTCAACATAAGATGGCAGAGATATGCTCTGAGCTTGGTATGGTCTTCCAAAGATTTAACCTATTTCCACATATGACTGTGCTTGAAAATGTAATTACCGGTCCCATGACGGTAAAAAAGGAAACAAAAGAGGCGATTATACCCTATGCAGAGGAGCTTCTGGAGCTGGTAGGCCTTAGTGATAAAAGAGACGAATATCCATCTAGACTTTCAGGGGGGCAACAACAAAGGGTTGCCATCGCTAGGGCCCTTGCAATGAAACCTAAGATCATGCTTTTTGATGAACCAACTTCCGCACTTGATCCGGAATTGGTGGGTGAAGTGCTTGAAGTTATGAAAAAACTGGCAAGAGACGGTATGACCATGATTGTTGTAACTCATGAAATGGCTTTTGCTAGAGAAGTGGGCACGCGTGTTGTCTTTATGGATGAAGGTGTTATCGTTGAACAAGGTGATCCAAAGGAATTCTTTGATCAACCAAAAACCGATAGGGCAAGAGCCTTCCTTAGAAAAATAGTATAA
- a CDS encoding DegV family protein: MIKLMADSTCDLSDAFLEKYDISMAPLSIIINGQSYKDRIDIQPSALYNMLGTLKDLPTTAMPSPTEYIDIIEASIDKGYTEILCICMSSGTSGSYQSALLAWEYFKEKYGDTPYKMHVVDSKCMSHGSGYLLLKSALLRAQGATFDDLVDFNETYKTNVKHLLSVDDLDNLIKSGRLTNVSAMIGKVLKVKPIMSMRNGKGAIVAKVRGSKKVYAHYVESFTTRVDLELTDFIIIGYTSDRTVAENLKLKLQSETGFAGDIHMMQMGVSVGTHVGLGALSMYFFEKGDRHDGLVYNEMSALLEKKNELMKLIRSLKDKS; the protein is encoded by the coding sequence ATGATAAAATTAATGGCAGACTCAACTTGTGATTTATCAGATGCTTTTTTGGAAAAATATGATATCAGTATGGCACCCCTTAGTATTATTATTAATGGTCAGAGTTACAAAGACCGTATTGATATTCAACCAAGCGCATTATACAATATGTTAGGCACTTTGAAAGATCTGCCGACTACAGCTATGCCCAGCCCGACGGAGTACATTGATATCATTGAAGCTTCAATCGATAAAGGGTATACTGAAATATTATGTATTTGTATGTCAAGCGGTACCAGTGGCTCTTATCAATCCGCACTTTTAGCATGGGAGTATTTTAAGGAAAAGTATGGTGATACACCTTATAAGATGCATGTGGTGGATTCGAAGTGCATGAGCCATGGTAGTGGTTACTTACTATTAAAAAGCGCATTACTAAGAGCTCAAGGTGCCACCTTTGACGACTTGGTTGATTTTAATGAAACCTATAAGACGAATGTGAAGCACTTGCTGTCGGTAGATGACCTTGATAATCTAATTAAGAGTGGCCGCTTAACCAATGTTAGTGCTATGATTGGCAAGGTTCTGAAAGTGAAACCGATTATGTCCATGCGTAATGGAAAAGGTGCTATTGTTGCCAAAGTCAGAGGCAGTAAAAAGGTTTATGCCCATTATGTTGAGTCCTTTACAACTCGAGTGGATTTGGAATTAACAGATTTTATTATTATTGGCTATACTTCTGATAGGACGGTTGCTGAGAACTTGAAGCTTAAGTTACAAAGCGAGACAGGTTTTGCCGGAGATATTCATATGATGCAGATGGGTGTATCTGTAGGTACCCATGTAGGTCTTGGAGCCTTGTCCATGTACTTTTTTGAAAAAGGGGACAGACATGATGGCTTGGTTTACAATGAGATGAGTGCTCTTTTGGAAAAGAAGAATGAGTTGATGAAGCTTATAAGGAGTTTGAAGGATAAGAGTTGA
- a CDS encoding biotin transporter BioY has product MKLTTRDLILTSLFTALMVVGALIKVPNPFFPLVPITFQLFFCVFAGLLLGSKNALMSQIIYILLGLAGLPVFTGGGGIGYILKPTFGYIIGFALAAWLIGKLTSRQKSIRFLPIFAISTLGLLAAYFVGNIYFYMIYNLYLVKIMSIIDVSIMMLPYMIKDFTLIAIAAYVATLVIPVIKKSQHTDIVS; this is encoded by the coding sequence ATGAAACTTACAACAAGAGACCTCATACTTACATCTTTATTTACAGCCTTAATGGTAGTTGGCGCACTGATTAAAGTACCAAATCCATTCTTTCCACTCGTTCCTATAACCTTCCAGCTGTTTTTTTGTGTTTTTGCCGGTCTGTTACTTGGCTCAAAAAATGCGCTCATGTCACAAATCATATACATCCTTCTTGGACTAGCCGGTTTACCCGTGTTCACCGGTGGTGGTGGCATAGGTTATATCCTCAAACCCACTTTCGGATACATCATCGGATTTGCTCTAGCTGCATGGCTGATCGGCAAATTAACCTCCAGACAAAAAAGTATTCGATTCCTCCCAATATTTGCTATCTCAACCCTTGGTCTGTTAGCCGCCTACTTCGTCGGCAACATATATTTCTATATGATCTACAACCTCTACCTAGTTAAAATCATGTCCATCATAGACGTCTCCATCATGATGCTCCCCTATATGATCAAAGACTTCACCCTAATCGCCATCGCAGCCTATGTCGCCACCTTAGTCATACCCGTCATCAAAAAATCCCAGCACACAGATATTGTTTCTTAA
- a CDS encoding APC family permease has protein sequence MEQLEKKYGLLTAIAMVVGVVIGSGVFFKADDVLTLTDGNIILALVAWAVGAFSMIFGALVFAEFAQRIEKSNGIVDYSEVAYGKKFGYLVGWFKGVLYFSPLSAILAWVASLYTMILLGSDNPTNALGTWILAVTYMLLTYLMNYFAPIIAGRFQVTTTMIKLIPLSLVAIGGMISGLINGVTMTNFTDAMSSVGSSSGTLASAVVATAFAYEGWTVAITINGEIKDSKKNLPKALTLGALIVFLVYIFYFLGIAGVLPTPEIVSQGDNAVNIVTNQLFGNTASVILTGFVIISCLGTLNGLVMSCIRVPHSLAIRNQGPVPKIISKINKKTNMPINSAIFAGCLSFGYLLLWFFSLNETFGAYIALDEIPIVLVYGLYIFLYMWYIKNYTDLNFFSRYIKPIFATIGSLIILYGGITNPSIGMYLVVSVVVILIGLLFYRKEASVE, from the coding sequence ATGGAACAATTAGAGAAAAAATATGGTTTATTGACAGCTATTGCTATGGTTGTAGGTGTCGTTATAGGTTCGGGGGTCTTCTTTAAAGCAGACGATGTATTGACACTAACCGATGGCAATATTATATTGGCACTTGTGGCTTGGGCGGTGGGTGCTTTTTCTATGATTTTTGGTGCGTTGGTGTTTGCAGAGTTTGCACAACGTATTGAAAAGTCCAATGGTATCGTGGACTATTCTGAAGTTGCTTATGGTAAGAAGTTCGGTTATCTTGTGGGATGGTTCAAGGGTGTTTTATATTTCTCGCCTTTGTCAGCTATATTAGCATGGGTTGCATCCTTGTATACGATGATTTTACTTGGCAGTGATAATCCTACGAATGCATTGGGGACTTGGATTCTAGCAGTGACGTATATGTTGTTGACGTATTTGATGAATTATTTTGCACCTATTATTGCAGGTCGATTTCAAGTTACCACCACTATGATTAAGTTGATTCCACTCAGTCTTGTGGCGATTGGTGGTATGATTAGTGGACTGATTAATGGTGTTACGATGACGAATTTTACGGATGCTATGAGCAGTGTTGGTAGTAGCAGCGGAACATTGGCATCGGCTGTTGTTGCTACAGCTTTTGCATATGAAGGTTGGACCGTGGCCATTACCATTAACGGTGAGATCAAAGACTCTAAGAAAAACTTGCCTAAGGCATTGACGCTAGGTGCTCTGATTGTATTTCTAGTTTATATCTTTTATTTCTTAGGTATCGCTGGCGTACTACCAACACCTGAAATTGTTTCCCAAGGCGATAACGCCGTTAATATTGTTACCAATCAACTTTTTGGTAATACGGCATCCGTTATATTAACCGGGTTTGTCATAATATCCTGCCTAGGTACACTTAATGGTCTGGTTATGTCTTGTATTCGAGTGCCGCATTCCTTGGCCATTCGTAATCAAGGACCTGTACCGAAAATTATTAGTAAAATTAATAAAAAAACCAATATGCCCATAAATTCTGCAATATTTGCAGGTTGTCTGTCCTTTGGTTATCTGTTGTTATGGTTTTTCAGTTTGAATGAAACCTTTGGCGCATACATAGCGCTAGACGAGATTCCTATTGTACTGGTCTATGGTTTGTATATATTCTTATATATGTGGTACATAAAAAATTACACAGATCTTAACTTTTTCAGTCGTTATATTAAACCGATTTTTGCAACTATAGGTTCTTTAATTATCCTCTACGGGGGTATTACCAATCCAAGTATTGGTATGTATCTCGTTGTATCGGTTGTGGTTATTCTGATTGGGTTATTGTTTTATAGAAAAGAGGCGTCAGTAGAATAA
- a CDS encoding MFS transporter: MEMFSILSQYKGLSRSAYVIFFARIITNMGAFIWPLMTLILVNKMGYTESQTALVAIVIGVIYLPATILGGRLADRFNRKYLIVFLDTLSVIFFISCAFVEPGFDMLIRFSLAGLFANMEGPAFEALISDVTKPAEREKVFSLSYLGHNLGFVFGAAIGGMLFENYLSLAFVIDGLTTFLSTILIVIFVVVIKQDTLSKEEINEYENHELDTKRTFVILRERKSIWIQIVTFFLVAFIYDQWTFTLPIYLDRLYLSDGARYFGYLASFNGGLVIVFTPILTKILNKSHEMQKMMIGVTLYAFSFLVIMNEPQYFVFYIMIFLFTIGEIVNMLGSSPFISRRVPASHRGRVNSLVHVGFFLGSVVGKGVMGLIIQYTNFNIAFIVIALTGFATVGLITINYKIDKKLFPNLYKSDLKNISV; the protein is encoded by the coding sequence ATGGAAATGTTTAGTATATTATCTCAATATAAGGGGTTATCAAGATCGGCCTATGTCATTTTTTTTGCAAGAATTATTACAAATATGGGTGCGTTCATATGGCCTTTAATGACTTTAATCTTGGTGAATAAGATGGGTTATACAGAATCACAAACAGCCCTTGTAGCAATTGTCATCGGGGTTATCTATCTTCCTGCAACCATACTGGGTGGACGTTTGGCAGATCGATTTAATCGGAAGTATCTCATCGTGTTTTTAGATACACTGAGTGTTATTTTTTTCATCAGTTGTGCTTTTGTTGAGCCGGGATTCGACATGCTGATACGTTTTTCATTGGCAGGTTTATTTGCCAATATGGAAGGTCCCGCTTTTGAAGCATTGATTTCAGACGTAACAAAGCCGGCTGAACGAGAAAAAGTATTTTCATTGTCCTATTTGGGTCATAACCTAGGCTTTGTTTTCGGGGCAGCTATCGGTGGTATGCTTTTTGAAAACTACCTAAGCCTAGCTTTTGTCATAGATGGACTCACGACATTTCTATCTACAATCCTGATTGTTATCTTTGTGGTTGTTATTAAGCAAGACACTTTGAGTAAAGAAGAAATCAATGAATACGAAAACCATGAGCTGGATACAAAGCGGACTTTTGTAATTCTTAGAGAAAGAAAATCAATTTGGATACAGATTGTTACTTTTTTCCTAGTTGCATTTATCTATGATCAATGGACATTTACTTTACCGATATATTTGGATCGATTATATCTGAGTGATGGTGCTAGATATTTTGGCTATCTGGCTAGTTTTAACGGTGGCTTAGTCATAGTATTTACACCCATACTTACCAAAATACTTAATAAAAGTCATGAAATGCAGAAGATGATGATAGGTGTTACTTTGTACGCATTCAGTTTTCTGGTCATTATGAATGAACCCCAATACTTTGTATTCTATATAATGATTTTCCTATTTACTATAGGCGAGATTGTGAACATGTTAGGGTCATCGCCCTTTATCAGCAGGAGGGTTCCGGCTTCTCACAGAGGCCGAGTCAACAGTCTTGTCCATGTAGGTTTTTTCTTAGGTTCCGTTGTGGGTAAAGGTGTTATGGGTCTAATCATTCAATATACCAACTTCAATATTGCATTTATTGTCATAGCTCTAACGGGATTTGCTACAGTTGGTCTTATAACAATTAATTACAAAATAGATAAAAAGTTATTTCCTAATTTGTACAAGTCCGATCTAAAAAATATAAGTGTTTAA
- a CDS encoding lysophospholipid acyltransferase family protein has translation MKGDFMRRILILLFFFFSFTLSLPLLIIGMLIGKFNRKLAMSIAGYYTRYLAWGLMSLAGVHFVATGMEHLDPKDHYLFASNHRGLLDTPTLVLYANKPLSFVSKKEMAKVPILKQWMDMFGCLFLDREDSRSAVKTILKGIENLKSGDNLAIYPQGTRSRLDEFLPFKQGSFKLALKSGVKVVPVAIKGTDVVLENNGFNVKPAKVYVHFFEPIDLDTWDEDSKKHCATIIGDQIKAKYQQFGDCTL, from the coding sequence ATGAAAGGTGATTTTATGAGACGCATTCTTATACTGCTATTTTTTTTCTTTTCTTTTACACTTTCCTTACCGCTTTTAATCATCGGTATGTTGATTGGAAAATTCAATCGAAAATTGGCAATGTCTATTGCCGGCTACTATACCCGTTATCTGGCCTGGGGCCTTATGTCCTTAGCCGGTGTTCACTTTGTTGCAACCGGCATGGAACATCTAGACCCAAAGGATCATTATCTATTTGCTTCTAACCACCGAGGTCTTTTGGATACACCCACCCTTGTCCTATATGCCAATAAGCCCCTCTCTTTTGTCAGTAAAAAAGAAATGGCTAAGGTGCCCATACTGAAACAGTGGATGGATATGTTTGGTTGTCTTTTCTTAGATCGAGAGGATAGCCGTTCTGCGGTTAAAACCATTTTGAAAGGTATCGAGAACCTTAAATCCGGCGATAATCTGGCGATATACCCCCAAGGCACCCGAAGCCGCCTTGATGAATTCCTGCCTTTTAAACAAGGTAGCTTTAAGTTGGCGCTCAAATCCGGCGTCAAGGTCGTTCCTGTTGCCATTAAAGGTACCGATGTGGTTTTAGAGAATAACGGTTTTAATGTTAAGCCTGCAAAAGTATATGTCCATTTTTTTGAACCAATTGACCTAGATACTTGGGACGAGGATTCAAAAAAACACTGTGCTACAATCATAGGTGACCAGATTAAGGCTAAATACCAGCAATTTGGCGATTGTACCTTATAA